A genomic window from Flavobacterium hankyongi includes:
- a CDS encoding PorP/SprF family type IX secretion system membrane protein: MKLRLIILGLLLSSFFVSAQQEAQYTQYMYNTANINPAYAGSRGSLSALIMHRTQWVGLEGAPVTNVATISSPLGISQRFGLGVSFVNDKLGPSDNNVISVDLSYYVPTSENFKLAFGVKGTADMFNVDFNKVKLFNPNDNLNRENIDNRFSANVGAGLYWYSDKTYLGVSVPYILENNYYDNDIQYVASEKMHFHVLAGHVFNLSKELKFKPSVLTKVVQGSPLQVDLSANFLFFDKLTLGAAYRWSAAVSAMAGFQLSDSWLIGYSYDKETTRLGNFNSGSHEIFLRYELFRKFDKVVSPRFF, encoded by the coding sequence ATGAAATTAAGATTAATTATATTAGGATTATTACTGAGTAGTTTTTTTGTTAGTGCACAACAAGAAGCTCAGTATACGCAGTATATGTATAATACTGCAAACATTAATCCTGCTTATGCTGGTTCAAGAGGTTCTTTAAGCGCTTTAATAATGCATAGAACACAATGGGTTGGATTGGAAGGTGCTCCAGTAACTAATGTTGCAACTATAAGTTCACCTTTAGGGATTTCACAAAGATTTGGATTAGGTGTGAGTTTTGTAAATGATAAATTAGGGCCATCTGACAATAATGTTATTTCTGTTGATTTAAGCTATTATGTTCCTACATCTGAAAATTTCAAATTAGCTTTTGGTGTTAAGGGAACGGCTGATATGTTTAATGTCGATTTTAATAAAGTTAAATTGTTTAACCCAAATGATAACTTAAATAGAGAAAATATTGATAATAGATTCTCTGCTAATGTTGGAGCTGGTTTATATTGGTATTCTGATAAGACTTATCTAGGAGTTTCAGTGCCATATATTTTGGAGAATAATTATTATGACAATGATATTCAATATGTTGCTAGTGAAAAAATGCATTTTCATGTGTTGGCAGGTCATGTTTTTAACTTAAGTAAAGAACTTAAATTTAAACCTTCAGTTTTAACTAAAGTGGTTCAGGGCTCTCCTTTACAAGTGGATTTATCAGCTAACTTTCTATTCTTCGATAAACTTACACTTGGAGCAGCATATCGATGGAGCGCAGCAGTAAGTGCAATGGCAGGTTTTCAATTATCAGATTCTTGGTTGATTGGCTATTCTTATGATAAAGAGACAACAAGATTAGGGAACTTTAATTCAGGATCTCATGAAATTTTTCTTAGATATGAATTATTTAGAAAATTTGATAAAGTAGTTTCTCCAAGATTCTTTTAA